A single genomic interval of Vibrio maritimus harbors:
- a CDS encoding DoxX family protein, which translates to MLNQIVPRLIATSENGKLELILRVMVGFIMTYHGFGKVLNPAGLVPFLEANAVPFPLLGAYLAAYTEFLGGLALMFGLATRLASLGLLVCMSVAIYTLGGISAGLNSLHGGLEYQWTLFSVFLYFTLAGAGKCSLDAVIENKYISNNRLAFR; encoded by the coding sequence ATGCTTAATCAGATCGTCCCAAGACTCATTGCTACGTCTGAAAATGGAAAGCTAGAGTTGATACTAAGAGTTATGGTGGGATTCATCATGACCTATCATGGATTCGGTAAAGTGCTAAACCCAGCAGGTCTCGTGCCATTTCTGGAGGCTAACGCCGTCCCTTTCCCACTATTAGGTGCCTATTTAGCCGCTTATACCGAGTTCCTAGGAGGACTGGCCCTAATGTTTGGTTTGGCAACTCGACTCGCTTCATTAGGTCTGCTGGTTTGTATGAGTGTCGCCATATATACATTAGGAGGTATCTCTGCGGGTCTTAACTCACTTCATGGTGGACTAGAATATCAGTGGACGCTTTTCTCTGTATTCTTGTATTTCACATTGGCTGGTGCTGGTAAATGCTCTCTAGACGCAGTCATAGAGAACAAATATATCTCAAATAACCGCCTCGCTTTTCGCTAA
- a CDS encoding polysaccharide lyase family 7 protein: MKKNYLKSLLASSIVLAMTGSAFAANSTTINTPAPVSVVASSHDGNAPEMVLDGNTKTRWSANGVGESMTFDYGQNLAFDAVKLSFHKGDKRTTKFDIETSLDGSTWTKAVTDGESTGKSLNLERFDFTETTARYIRYVGKGNSSSAWNSVTEFVGVNCKTDFCSDQELPRADILKPVLIEATSHDGNGPERMFDNDLKTRWSANGAGENVTYDYGSVNTFDAVRLAFHKGNARSTLFDIEVSVDGRTWTKALEGGVSSGAVNGYERFSFDPVEARYVRYVGKGNSKSSWNSVTEFAALNCAINSCPTNHIITEEVIAAEKAAEAKKKATAKVDDKRKDLRKGNFGAVVALPCATSCKWDVPLQQPVLPDTPKAGNKPGENFDLTSWYISMPFDHDKNGKPDNVYEWDLANGYEHPELFYTADDGGLVFKTYIKGARTSKNTKFARTEMREMLRQGDKSVDTKGVNKNNWVFSSAPIEDQKAAGGVDGVLEATLKIDHTTTTGELNEVGRFIIGQIHDKDDEPIRLYYRKLPNQDKGTVYFAHENTIKGTDKYYNLVGDMTGVAKDGDGIALGEVFSYRIAVVGNEMTVTLMREGKPDVVQVVDMSESGYDVGGKYMYFKAGVYNQNITGDPDDYVQATFYQLKKSHNKFAAN; this comes from the coding sequence ATGAAGAAAAACTATCTCAAATCCCTACTAGCTTCATCTATCGTCCTTGCAATGACCGGGAGTGCATTCGCAGCAAATTCAACGACAATCAATACGCCAGCCCCTGTTTCAGTGGTGGCATCAAGCCATGACGGAAATGCTCCGGAAATGGTGCTTGATGGAAACACTAAAACACGTTGGTCCGCCAATGGTGTCGGTGAGTCGATGACATTCGACTATGGTCAGAATTTGGCATTTGATGCGGTAAAACTGTCATTCCACAAAGGCGATAAGCGCACGACCAAGTTTGATATCGAAACCAGCCTAGATGGGTCAACTTGGACCAAGGCAGTGACGGATGGCGAAAGCACAGGTAAATCGCTCAACCTAGAGCGCTTTGATTTTACAGAAACGACGGCACGATATATTCGCTACGTCGGCAAAGGTAACAGTAGCAGTGCTTGGAACAGTGTGACTGAGTTTGTCGGTGTGAACTGTAAAACGGACTTTTGTTCAGACCAAGAACTGCCACGAGCCGATATTTTAAAACCTGTGCTTATTGAGGCGACTAGCCACGATGGTAACGGCCCTGAGCGCATGTTTGATAATGATTTGAAGACCCGTTGGTCCGCTAATGGTGCCGGTGAAAACGTCACCTACGATTACGGCAGCGTTAATACGTTTGATGCGGTTCGTCTGGCGTTCCACAAAGGTAATGCTCGTTCAACGCTGTTTGATATTGAAGTGAGTGTTGATGGCAGGACGTGGACCAAAGCCTTAGAAGGAGGCGTAAGCTCTGGTGCGGTCAACGGTTATGAGCGTTTTTCTTTCGACCCGGTCGAAGCGCGTTATGTTCGATACGTGGGTAAAGGCAATTCAAAGAGTAGCTGGAACAGTGTGACTGAGTTTGCCGCGTTGAACTGTGCCATTAACTCCTGTCCTACCAATCACATCATCACCGAAGAGGTGATTGCAGCAGAAAAAGCCGCAGAAGCGAAGAAAAAAGCGACTGCGAAAGTGGATGATAAGCGAAAAGATCTTCGCAAGGGTAACTTTGGTGCCGTTGTCGCGTTGCCGTGTGCAACAAGCTGTAAGTGGGACGTACCGTTACAACAACCTGTGTTGCCAGACACGCCAAAAGCGGGCAATAAGCCTGGTGAGAACTTTGACCTGACATCTTGGTATATCTCCATGCCGTTTGACCACGATAAAAATGGTAAACCAGATAATGTTTATGAGTGGGATCTTGCTAACGGCTACGAGCACCCAGAACTCTTTTACACGGCCGATGATGGTGGCCTTGTATTCAAGACCTACATTAAAGGTGCACGTACATCGAAGAACACTAAGTTCGCTCGTACAGAGATGCGCGAGATGCTCCGTCAAGGTGATAAGAGTGTTGATACCAAAGGTGTGAATAAGAACAACTGGGTATTTAGCTCTGCACCAATTGAGGACCAAAAAGCCGCAGGCGGCGTTGATGGTGTTCTTGAAGCGACACTGAAGATAGACCACACCACGACAACCGGTGAACTCAACGAAGTGGGTCGCTTTATTATTGGTCAGATCCACGACAAGGATGATGAGCCTATTCGTCTCTACTACCGCAAACTTCCAAACCAAGACAAAGGTACGGTCTACTTTGCGCACGAAAACACCATTAAAGGCACTGACAAGTACTACAACCTTGTCGGCGATATGACGGGTGTAGCGAAAGATGGTGACGGTATCGCTCTTGGTGAAGTGTTCAGCTACCGAATTGCGGTTGTCGGCAACGAAATGACGGTCACGCTGATGCGAGAAGGCAAACCAGACGTGGTTCAGGTGGTTGACATGAGCGAGAGTGGCTACGACGTTGGCGGCAAATACATGTACTTCAAAGCAGGTGTTTACAACCAAAATATCACGGGTGACCCGGATGATTATGTTCAAGCGACTTTCTATCAGTTGAAGAAGTCACATAATAAGTTTGCAGCGAACTAA